GACCAGTGTCCCTGACAAGgaggggctggatgtggcctTCTCAAGAGCAGATAAACCCTGCCCCCAAAGTGGCTGGAGGGGTCACTGCGGCACTTCCAGTCTCCTCTGCTGGCCCAGGGGATGACAGGCTGGCTTAGGAATCTGCCCTGTGTCGCTAGCAGTCTTCCCAACGAGAGCAGGGAGCGTTAATGAGCAGGATGTAAAGCACTGCGGGATGAGAAGGAAATATTGAACCCAGCACCCACAAGTGTCCCACATTCCCAGGGCTGCAgactgggccagattcatcctTACTGTAACTCACCTAagtcactccatgcatctgaacaAGTGgagtttttacccatgaaagcttgtgcccaaataaatctcttagtctttaaggtgccaccagactccttgttgtttttgtggctacagactaacacgactacccctctgatactaaatCAATAATGTTACACCAGGGAGATATTTGACCCACAGTTTTAATATCTCTCCCAGCAACACCATTCCGAAAGGTGTCACATGATCAGCTAGTCGGCATTGACTGATGCTGCATTGTCGTTCCCAGAGGTAAACCTTTCCTGAGGGCTCTTTCTGGGGACGATGCTGTTAAGCACATGAAGGGCAGGCTAATATGAGTGAGGAAGGCCCTAAGTATTAAACAGAAATGCTATAGAACAGTTCCAGCTCCGCATCTGGTACCAAAATCATGAGGCAGGGGTTTGGATCCGGATGATTCCAGTTCAAGGCTCACCCTACAAATGTTCTTACCAGAGATGCACCGAAACAGGATCTTGAACCCGACCCCCCATTTGCAATCTGCAGAATCGGAATCCTCCAGACCCAATCCCTGACCCCCTGGTTTTGGTTCAGAATCCACGCTGGAAGCAGCCCGAAATGCTACGAGATCAGCTGGTCTTGGGAGATTTCTACCACTTTGAGCCATAGTCCTACACTAATGGCTCATAAGATGCGGGGAATGTCAGATCGGAAGCCAAGCTTTAGTGCTCAGATTCTGCCCAGCCAACTCTCAACCTAAATGTGCCAGACACCACCTGCTGTCAGTCCACCTCTAACAGTTACTGGATTGTCTCACTTGGAATCCTATTGGAATCAATTCAGAACAGCATAATTTTTCTTCCCTTCATCCCACCGGTAtaacttccccacccccctctacACACTGTCCTTCAGAGACTTTCCAGGTACCTGGTTCCAGTCCATGCTATCGCTTTAAATTGGAAACAGGACCATGGATATATTCCTTTGATATCTCAAGAGCAATGCAGGGAATACACTCCTAAGTACATGTTTGGCAGCCGGAAAAGCATTTCCCTGGCAGTATAAAAACCTGACTTATAAACAGCGTTACAAgttatttcatttaatttccaTGAAACAATGACCCTTTTTAAACACgtgcctacatttaaaaaaaacctcttccctTTAATTCTACAAGATGATTGATCTTTTCCCATCAGTACCTAGAATAAATGGTTTTATAAACATTTGACGAATTCGGTCAATACAAACTATACCCAGCTCCATGGATCTCAATGTGTTTTACAGAGGAGGGcaatatcattattcccattttaaagatggggagactgaggcacacggaggggaagtgacttgtccaaggttatccagaaggccagtggcagagctgagaatccAACCCAGGTCACCCAAGTTCCGGTCTGGTGTTCTGTCCCTTAGGCCACACTGTCTATTTTGCATTTCTGAAATGTCTTTCATCTGGAGGTCTAAAGGGCTCTACAAACTCCAGACACATTAGGACAACCTCGGGTTAAATAAAGGGTGAGCATTACAGAGCGCTCAATGCTTTGTAACCACGAGCAGAGGGCAATCAGCAGGCTTGGCAGCAGAACTGCAGCTCCTCATGCTGGCTCCTGCTGCTTGGAAGGGCGAACATAGGAGGAGCTAGAAGCACTCAGTAGATCGGGACCTGAGTGATGCTGCAGCCTCCTGTTATACATGGAATTCTACTGAGCAGCTGGAGGcttggaaagaaaaggagaaagctGAGGATCcatttttaaatagctttcaCTGGCTCCTGTATCCTAGAGCGCCCCCTTGTGGCAGGGACTGACTAGGTGGCAATGCTGTGGTCTCTCCTTGGGAACCTGAGAAGGAAGGTCTGTAGGGACCCGCTCCTTGGGAAGCCAGCCTTCTCCTTTTTGAACCTCCATGCCGTCTCTTCTATGGAGTAGAGGAGGGTTAGCATCCTGTTGACTGTATAAACCGTATCCCCCCTGATCACGGCAGTGAAGAGAGCTCCTTTGCTGTTCACGAGTTGCCCCGGTAAAGCTGTCCACTGCAGGCTGGTGAGGTTGAAGCAGTCTATCACACACCGTAGGAAGTCGTCTGAGGGCCCATTCCGCATGATGTAGAGATTATCTCTGTGGGCCACCATGCAATGGCCGTAGCTCTGAGGTCTCTTTAAGGCTGAGATGGGAAGCCATTCGTCTTTCTGGATctcatactcataaatgatcgtGGTATCTAGTGGCTTCCACAAGCAGACAAATATCCGCCCCATGGCCTGGGCGCAGGGCGCACCTGCTGTTGGCTGGGGCAGATCGGCAACAAAAGTCCAGGTGTTGGAGGACACATTGTATTTCTCCACAGACTTTAGCAAGGTCTTCTCAAATTCTCCTCCTATGGCGTAAAGATAACCTTCATGACCTGTCAGTGTAAGGTCATACCGGAGCTGCTGAGGACTGGGAAACTCGCTCCAGCTGTTAGCATCTACGTCATAGCAAAAGCTGATGTCCACGATTTGTTTGCTTGCTCCGCGGACTCCGCCCACTATGTAGATCTTATTATCCAGCGTTGCCATGCCGGCCAGGAACGTGCTGGCCGTCAGCGGCAAGCAGGAGAGCGTCTTCCACGTGTTGTCGTCCTCATCAAGGTAGCAGATGGTTCTCGAAAGGTCCTGTAGAAACTCAAAGGTTGGCGTATGGGCTCCCACTGCGACAAATGTGCTGGGCAGAAGGGAGTCCACGTAATCCAGCAGGTCAGCGGAAAGGCAGTCTAAGTACTCCTCTAAATCAGAATAGCCATCTCTAATGTACAGGGCAGCACTGTGGAAAAGGTCCTGCAGGCCGAACATGGCAGCAGCTTGATAAAGGACAATGCAGTTATCGGAATTGATGGAATTAATCAGATACTTGGTCATCGTCTTCACCTGAAGAAAAGCTGCACATTCAACCGCCTTGAGATTCTCCTCACAGGTCAGCacgggtctctcccctgccaggACCCGGAGCATGAGGAGAAATCCCACGGCACTCAAGTCTTGGATCTGGATTTCATCTTGCGTGCTCTCCTTCATGCCAGACTGGAAGAGCGCGCGGAAGTACTCACTGTGTTCCACCAGCAAAGCCTTGTCCGTGGCGAAAAACTCCTCCTCCACTTTGATGCGCACTCTTCCCCGCAGGAACGTCTGCATGGTCTGATCCGGAGTCAGCCTTCTAATGCCGGGGACCTGAACCAGGGAAGCAGGTGGTGATGGTGTCTCAATGCATGGACAAGGACACAATGGAACCCAAAGCCTTTCTCAGTATGTCGGCCGCTTCCCAAGCAGAGCACTGTTCCTATCTCTTCTGTGGTTGTTTGCTAGCTTTCTGAGCCTCCCCAGTAGCTAAGACGCTGCTAACTTGTAATATAAATACCTCCAGCTAAAGatagctgcggcccatgtgatcGGAGCTGCCAGCAATGAAAGCCATAAGCAGAGCCTGTCATTGGCATCCATGGAGCTCTCTTACCAGCTGATACCAGCAGCACTGCTTCCAACGAAACACAGAGTAGTCACTCCAGGGACTGGCAGCGCTTAGCTGCCTATCGGTGCGGGAAGGGGAGGTCATCAAATAAAGGTGGAACTTAATCGTACTGGACGGATCCAATTCATCccagctgtaactcatgaaaTCCCCTCAGGGGATGACGTGAGGTGATCTCCCAAGGCAGAAGGTTACCTAGGGAAGATGGTGGTGAAGGTTTCCAAAAGTAActagtgaatgcatccgatgaagtgagctgtagttcacgaaagcttatgctcaaagaaattggttagtctctaaggtgccacaagtactccttttctttttgcgaatacagactaacacggctgctactctgaaaccagtgatttTTTGGTGTCTCAATTTTTGTGTGCCCCGCTTGAGGCCACAAAGAGCCCTGGTTTTAGGAGGCTGGCTGCTTAGTGCTTTCTAAACACCAGGCCCCTTGAAGGCATCCCAGAATcacaagtcacttctgaaaatcttgcctGGGGTCTTTGCCAGGTTTCCCTGTGGGCTCCTAAAGGCCCATAGATGCTACTGAACTAGAAATAGTTATACTGTGAGATGCTTGTAATAATCATACTTTGGACTTTGCTGTGAGGATCTCTAAGTGCTTTacagaaggccagattctgctcttgggAGTGCAGTTGGTCAGCGTTTTTACTCCAGAATTAAACCACTGTATCAGGGAGCAGAATTGGGGCTCACAGACTGAGCTTACCTCTTTGGGGGAGCGAGGTGCTCtaccagggaaactgaggcacacaggtgTTAAGTGTTTGACCCCACTGTCTTAGGAGAGGCtcccaaactgtggtccacagaACAACTGCTGGTGATCCTTGGCGAGCTGGCTAGTCACATAGTACCGGCTCGTCTTCCTAATTTCCAGACGTTAAAATGCCTTAAAAGTAGCTAAAAATACATTCAATACTTCCCTAATGTGACCTTTTTCAGGTCAGCGATTGCTGGAGTTGCCACAAGAATGTTATGTGACTGCAAACTGGCGGGGAGGCAATCCGCACAATTGTGAATTGGTGAGGAGGTGTCCTTAAGAAAATCTCTCTATTAAGATATGGTCCGCAGGAGGAGAATGTCTGAGAAGCCCAGTTCTAGGAATTCCAAAGGCGG
The nucleotide sequence above comes from Natator depressus isolate rNatDep1 chromosome 10, rNatDep2.hap1, whole genome shotgun sequence. Encoded proteins:
- the KBTBD13 gene encoding kelch repeat and BTB domain-containing protein 13, with translation MQTFLRGRVRIKVEEEFFATDKALLVEHSEYFRALFQSGMKESTQDEIQIQDLSAVGFLLMLRVLAGERPVLTCEENLKAVECAAFLQVKTMTKYLINSINSDNCIVLYQAAAMFGLQDLFHSAALYIRDGYSDLEEYLDCLSADLLDYVDSLLPSTFVAVGAHTPTFEFLQDLSRTICYLDEDDNTWKTLSCLPLTASTFLAGMATLDNKIYIVGGVRGASKQIVDISFCYDVDANSWSEFPSPQQLRYDLTLTGHEGYLYAIGGEFEKTLLKSVEKYNVSSNTWTFVADLPQPTAGAPCAQAMGRIFVCLWKPLDTTIIYEYEIQKDEWLPISALKRPQSYGHCMVAHRDNLYIMRNGPSDDFLRCVIDCFNLTSLQWTALPGQLVNSKGALFTAVIRGDTVYTVNRMLTLLYSIEETAWRFKKEKAGFPRSGSLQTFLLRFPRRDHSIAT